The uncultured Hyphomonas sp. genome includes a region encoding these proteins:
- the mgtE gene encoding magnesium transporter, translated as MTDVSTPPNPAPEPPNVDPDLLDDLVDAVDEKDTRWLARTLQRMHPADAADLLEALPFDSFSEAVELLGGELPSDILIELRDSYREEAVGVLPDTAVASALDELDSDDATVILEDLEDERRERILEDLEPFDRAQLERGLAYEEESAGRLMQTEFVAVPEYWTVGHAIDHARELGEELPEVFYEIYVIDPAYRLQGIVQLATLMRTPRDVQLADIMTDPLSDIRTDMDQEEVAFQFQKYSLASAPVKESGDRLVGMITVDDMVDVIQEEAEEDLFSLLNVSSADGSDSVVDTVRARAPWLAVNLITAFIASGIISLFEGTLNQVVQLAILMPVVAALGGNAGSQGLVVAVRAIAERQLEGDAVRRAILREALSGVVNGLLFAVGVGLVALAWFHNVELSIVLAVAMLATFLWAAFSGILVPLGLKKLGADPAVASSVFVLTLTDVMAFFSFLGLATLVLL; from the coding sequence ATGACGGATGTGTCCACACCTCCCAATCCGGCGCCTGAGCCGCCGAATGTCGATCCGGACCTGCTGGACGACCTTGTCGACGCCGTCGATGAGAAGGATACGCGCTGGCTGGCGCGGACACTGCAGCGCATGCACCCGGCTGATGCGGCCGACCTGCTGGAAGCGCTGCCCTTCGACAGCTTCTCCGAGGCAGTCGAACTGCTTGGCGGGGAGCTGCCCTCTGACATCCTGATCGAGCTGCGCGATTCCTACCGGGAAGAAGCCGTCGGCGTCCTGCCGGATACCGCCGTTGCGAGCGCCCTCGATGAGCTTGATTCAGACGATGCGACCGTCATCCTCGAAGACCTTGAGGACGAGCGCCGCGAACGCATCCTCGAAGACCTCGAACCCTTCGACCGGGCCCAGCTGGAACGCGGCCTCGCCTATGAGGAGGAATCGGCCGGCCGTCTCATGCAGACGGAATTCGTGGCCGTGCCGGAATACTGGACCGTCGGCCACGCCATCGACCATGCCCGCGAGCTGGGTGAGGAGCTGCCGGAAGTCTTCTACGAAATCTACGTGATCGACCCGGCCTACCGGCTGCAGGGCATTGTCCAGCTGGCGACGCTGATGCGCACGCCGCGCGATGTGCAGCTGGCCGACATCATGACCGACCCGCTGTCGGACATCCGCACCGACATGGACCAGGAAGAAGTCGCCTTCCAGTTCCAGAAATACTCGCTCGCCTCCGCGCCGGTGAAGGAATCCGGCGACCGTCTCGTCGGCATGATCACGGTCGACGACATGGTCGACGTTATCCAGGAAGAGGCCGAGGAAGACCTGTTCTCGCTGTTGAACGTCAGCTCGGCGGACGGTTCGGATTCCGTGGTCGACACGGTGCGGGCGCGTGCGCCATGGCTCGCTGTCAATCTCATCACGGCCTTCATTGCCTCCGGCATCATCTCCCTCTTTGAAGGCACGCTGAACCAGGTCGTGCAGCTCGCGATCCTGATGCCGGTGGTTGCGGCGCTGGGCGGCAATGCCGGCAGCCAGGGCCTCGTGGTGGCCGTGCGCGCCATTGCCGAGCGCCAGCTGGAAGGTGACGCCGTGCGCCGGGCCATCCTGCGCGAAGCGCTGAGCGGCGTCGTGAACGGGCTCCTGTTCGCGGTTGGTGTCGGGTTGGTCGCGCTGGCCTGGTTCCACAATGTGGAATTGTCGATCGTTCTGGCCGTTGCCATGCTGGCCACATTCCTGTGGGCCGCCTTTTCGGGCATCCTCGTGCCGCTCGGGCTCAAGAAGCTGGGCGCGGACCCAGCTGTGGCCTCCTCAGTCTTCGTATTGACGCTGACCGATGTGATGGCATTTTTCTCCTTCCTGGGGCTAGCGACGCTCGTCCTGCTCTGA